From Saprospiraceae bacterium, one genomic window encodes:
- a CDS encoding M23 family metallopeptidase — MTNRFTYFLIFHFIFSSKIVSQHDQLILDREKLKTQIQETENILRKTKKDQAQIVKNAQILQKQIADRKKLLSTLALESELLQKELDESNKAHRLQLEKLELLKKNYYQSLRKKWVLQQYQRTPAGWWSNEELKPMVMRIVWTDQLNRNKEKKYKEYKSAQEIVLKRHQEIAQKLKDQKMLIQSRDTQTLRLERDLEEELRMAKLSTTQQREYESQMKKYQQEMLRLEKTISQKIYELQSSEPVTTTSSGNWHFPLKDGTIITRFGKHTDPRNKHVKINNNGIDIRSNHSFVSSSQDAEIVQIKEMPNGSYMVMARKGNLYMVYSNLDQVLVRQGENIQSGNHIGQCRSTNGGQFELHFEVWKGKTPEDPLKYIGN, encoded by the coding sequence ATGACGAACCGATTTACATACTTTCTAATCTTCCATTTTATTTTCTCATCTAAGATTGTTTCACAACACGATCAACTTATCCTGGATCGCGAGAAATTAAAAACCCAAATTCAGGAAACAGAGAATATACTTCGAAAGACAAAAAAGGACCAGGCACAGATTGTAAAAAATGCCCAGATTTTACAAAAGCAAATCGCGGACAGGAAAAAATTATTGAGTACATTGGCATTAGAAAGTGAATTGCTCCAAAAGGAATTGGATGAATCCAATAAGGCGCATCGATTGCAATTGGAAAAACTAGAACTTCTGAAGAAAAACTATTATCAAAGTCTCCGAAAAAAATGGGTTTTGCAGCAATACCAAAGGACTCCGGCCGGATGGTGGAGCAATGAAGAACTGAAGCCAATGGTGATGAGAATCGTTTGGACCGATCAACTCAATCGGAACAAAGAGAAAAAATACAAGGAATACAAGTCCGCGCAGGAAATCGTATTGAAGAGACATCAGGAGATCGCACAAAAGTTGAAGGATCAGAAGATGCTTATCCAATCGAGGGACACCCAGACCTTGAGATTGGAACGCGATTTGGAAGAAGAGCTACGGATGGCCAAGTTATCTACTACACAGCAGAGAGAGTACGAAAGTCAGATGAAGAAATACCAACAGGAAATGCTTCGATTGGAAAAGACCATCAGTCAGAAGATCTATGAATTGCAAAGTTCTGAACCGGTTACAACAACATCGAGTGGCAACTGGCATTTTCCTTTAAAAGATGGAACCATCATCACCCGTTTTGGAAAGCACACCGACCCAAGAAACAAGCATGTCAAAATCAACAACAACGGGATTGACATTCGCTCAAACCATTCATTTGTTTCTTCTTCACAGGATGCGGAAATAGTACAAATCAAAGAAATGCCCAATGGCAGCTACATGGTGATGGCCCGCAAAGGCAATTTGTACATGGTTTATTCCAATCTGGATCAGGTATTGGTTCGTCAGGGAGAAAACATCCAAAGCGGCAACCACATTGGACAATGTCGTTCTACCAATGGCGGGCAGTTTGAACTCCATTTTGAAGTCTGGAAAGGAAAAACACCGGAAGATCCTTTGAAATATATTGGGAATTGA
- a CDS encoding DUF4292 domain-containing protein, whose product MEGNQWMIAVFRMMAVCLLLGFLSCKTSKKATGGPVSLRVVNKEILLASLQTELPFTHLNFKGTADIRHPDYEGSASVQLIWQIDSQMLITIKKFGFEVFRIWIQRDSVSMLDRINHIWDKGSTNEWAGNYGISGGFHCLQSVLLRGAYCPAEIDFEQVNTDSNRFDLQGAKSKILWTIGFHKETLEPINTALQYQDLNVDIRILSYQNLNQHALPSSWQLNYRDTLDYLDLQMKWYEIQPSVSQAIRFQIPSHYTRDKLL is encoded by the coding sequence ATGGAAGGAAATCAATGGATGATTGCAGTTTTTAGAATGATGGCGGTCTGTCTTTTATTGGGATTTCTATCCTGTAAAACCTCCAAAAAGGCAACCGGTGGTCCGGTCAGTTTGCGCGTTGTCAACAAAGAAATTTTACTGGCTTCTCTCCAAACTGAACTTCCGTTTACCCATCTGAATTTCAAAGGAACTGCGGACATCCGTCATCCGGATTACGAAGGCTCTGCTTCCGTCCAACTGATCTGGCAGATTGACAGCCAAATGCTGATCACCATTAAAAAATTTGGATTTGAAGTGTTCAGAATCTGGATTCAAAGGGACAGTGTTTCGATGTTGGACAGAATCAACCACATTTGGGACAAGGGAAGCACGAATGAGTGGGCCGGGAATTATGGAATTTCCGGTGGATTTCATTGTTTGCAATCTGTATTGCTCCGAGGTGCCTATTGTCCTGCAGAAATAGATTTTGAACAAGTCAACACAGACAGCAACCGTTTTGATCTTCAAGGTGCAAAATCAAAGATTTTATGGACCATCGGTTTTCATAAAGAGACCCTTGAGCCAATCAATACTGCTTTGCAATATCAGGACTTGAATGTGGACATTCGTATATTGAGTTATCAGAACCTCAATCAGCATGCACTGCCGTCCAGTTGGCAATTGAATTATCGCGACACACTCGATTACCTGGATCTTCAAATGAAATGGTATGAGATACAACCTTCTGTTTCCCAAGCCATCCGATTCCAAATTCCCTCTCATTATACCAGAGATAAACTACTTTGA
- a CDS encoding tetratricopeptide repeat protein: MIIVEKIFLIATLLFLSFFPRMNLHAQKSDKSIELESALIDAVREEQTGFPEKAIEILKKIQMEPEVKGVVHYQLAKLYHASGRLDEALICAEESVKADPGNKWFLVFKANLLEKTGRNQQVAQTYLDLVKLEPDNYTFYENAALYWMKSNQPDKALVILQQAQQKFGPLPSLVLRKVDLLLIQEKSKQAIESLNQSIKDYPKHAELYLALADIYARQNNVKEFEKTLDRLKMQDPDHPVLQKMKNENADENPSKDFDRKVQSGEWNLDQAIQFLIPDVEKLNLLSTDEEVKELVRKTELLVQKYGSNPKPHVLLGDIFFNTDQLFAAKSHYLKAESLGSLPYPVWDHLLYSLSHLNHYRSLEIYARKVLDLFPNQSYPYFVLADALYHSGQSEEALSNLRQYLLMQKKSETARAASFILQAKIYHDAKNRELEKEAWENAQNIQTKANPVQIEQLLMLAKSGVKSTDAEIEKAFSSDQIPAYYKHARLAEIKYHENNPEEAKKYIMRALEARLAQTPNHYLLAAQIFIKLKDQQKAKEMIQNGLPLAEDKSPFEKIWKEING, from the coding sequence GTGATCATTGTAGAGAAAATTTTTTTAATCGCAACGCTTTTGTTTTTGAGCTTCTTCCCTCGAATGAACCTGCATGCTCAAAAATCAGATAAAAGCATTGAATTGGAGTCGGCATTGATTGATGCAGTGCGCGAAGAACAAACCGGATTTCCTGAAAAGGCCATTGAGATTCTGAAGAAAATCCAAATGGAGCCCGAGGTGAAAGGAGTGGTCCATTATCAGCTGGCAAAATTGTACCATGCTTCGGGAAGGCTTGATGAAGCTTTGATCTGTGCCGAAGAAAGTGTAAAAGCGGATCCTGGCAACAAATGGTTTTTGGTCTTCAAGGCAAATCTTTTGGAAAAAACAGGAAGAAACCAGCAGGTGGCTCAAACTTACCTGGATCTGGTCAAATTAGAGCCCGACAATTATACATTTTATGAAAACGCAGCACTCTATTGGATGAAAAGCAATCAGCCTGACAAGGCTCTTGTTATCTTGCAACAAGCACAGCAAAAATTTGGGCCGCTGCCCTCCCTTGTCCTTCGAAAAGTAGATTTGCTGTTAATCCAGGAAAAATCCAAACAGGCCATAGAATCATTGAATCAATCCATCAAGGATTATCCGAAACACGCAGAATTGTATCTGGCATTGGCAGATATTTATGCCAGACAGAACAATGTAAAAGAATTTGAGAAGACTTTGGACAGATTGAAAATGCAGGATCCGGATCACCCTGTTTTGCAAAAAATGAAAAATGAAAATGCAGATGAAAATCCAAGCAAGGATTTCGATCGCAAAGTGCAATCGGGAGAATGGAATCTGGACCAAGCCATTCAGTTTTTAATACCCGATGTAGAAAAGCTGAACTTACTGAGCACAGATGAAGAAGTAAAAGAATTGGTTCGCAAGACAGAGCTGCTCGTTCAAAAATATGGATCCAATCCAAAACCCCATGTTTTGTTGGGCGATATTTTTTTTAATACAGATCAATTATTTGCCGCAAAATCGCATTATCTGAAAGCCGAATCATTGGGATCATTGCCTTATCCGGTTTGGGATCATCTGCTGTACAGCCTGAGTCATTTGAATCATTACCGCAGTTTGGAAATCTATGCAAGAAAAGTGCTGGATCTATTTCCCAACCAGTCCTATCCCTATTTTGTGCTTGCAGATGCCCTTTACCACAGCGGTCAATCGGAGGAAGCACTTTCCAATCTTCGACAATATCTGCTGATGCAGAAAAAATCCGAGACCGCCAGAGCAGCTTCTTTTATTTTGCAGGCAAAAATATACCACGATGCTAAAAACAGGGAGTTGGAAAAGGAGGCTTGGGAGAATGCACAAAATATCCAGACAAAGGCCAATCCGGTGCAAATCGAACAATTGCTGATGCTGGCAAAGTCAGGTGTTAAATCCACCGATGCAGAAATTGAAAAAGCTTTCAGCTCCGATCAGATTCCGGCTTATTACAAACATGCGAGGTTGGCAGAAATTAAGTATCATGAAAACAATCCCGAAGAAGCAAAAAAATACATCATGCGAGCCCTGGAAGCGCGACTCGCGCAAACACCAAATCATTACTTGTTGGCGGCGCAGATATTTATAAAATTGAAGGATCAGCAGAAAGCAAAAGAAATGATCCAAAACGGACTACCCCTTGCAGAGGACAAATCCCCATTCGAAAAAATATGGAAGGAAATCAATGGATGA
- the pyk gene encoding pyruvate kinase has translation MPFQNTKIIATVGPASESYQVLKDLIMNGVDLFRLNFSHGTHQQHAQVIQHICSINEELGTHAGIMADLQGPKLRIGLIKDNALELKPGDVVTFKDEECLGTMEQVYMSYDHFARDVRPGEKILVDDGKLVFEVIETNQKDTVRLKTLYGGVLSSNKGVNLPDTQISLPSLTTKDLKDLEFILTQPVNWIALSFVRKPEEVEDLIFRISEARHTAKVISKIEKPEAIRNIDAIIKVSNAIMVARGDLGVELPIEKLPATQKMIINKCIQRSRPVVVATQLMDSMIKNPSPTRAEVTDVANAVLDGTDALMLSAETSIGDHPVLVVQAMQKIISEAEKHFSLIRKKPKPSDKSSTFASDVVCFNAAKTAEEIKAAAIVGLTVSGFTAFRISSYRTPCPIFIFSSARHMLGTLSLVWGVNCFYYDKMGSTDETIEDTVNILLESGKIKKGDYVVNTGSMPIQKKSRTNMLKVTLVE, from the coding sequence ATGCCTTTCCAAAACACGAAAATTATAGCTACAGTTGGTCCGGCATCGGAGTCTTATCAAGTTCTTAAAGATTTGATAATGAATGGTGTAGATCTGTTTAGGCTCAATTTTAGCCATGGAACCCACCAGCAGCACGCTCAAGTCATCCAGCATATATGCTCCATCAATGAAGAATTGGGTACCCATGCGGGCATTATGGCGGATTTACAAGGTCCTAAGCTAAGAATTGGCTTGATCAAGGACAATGCTTTGGAATTGAAACCCGGTGATGTCGTCACTTTTAAGGACGAGGAATGCCTTGGAACCATGGAACAAGTGTACATGAGTTATGATCATTTTGCAAGGGATGTCCGACCCGGAGAAAAAATTCTGGTGGACGACGGAAAACTGGTCTTTGAGGTAATTGAAACCAATCAGAAAGACACCGTCCGGTTGAAAACCCTCTACGGTGGAGTTCTCTCTTCCAACAAAGGGGTCAACCTGCCGGATACCCAGATCAGTCTTCCTTCACTGACCACCAAGGATCTTAAAGACCTTGAATTTATTCTGACCCAACCGGTCAATTGGATTGCTCTTTCCTTTGTGCGTAAACCGGAAGAAGTCGAAGACCTGATTTTCAGAATTTCGGAGGCCAGGCACACCGCGAAAGTGATTTCCAAAATTGAAAAACCGGAAGCCATTCGCAACATTGACGCAATCATCAAAGTGAGCAATGCCATTATGGTGGCCAGAGGAGATCTAGGTGTAGAATTGCCCATCGAAAAATTGCCCGCCACCCAAAAAATGATCATCAACAAATGCATCCAACGCTCCAGGCCTGTGGTCGTGGCCACTCAATTAATGGACAGCATGATTAAAAACCCTTCTCCCACCAGAGCTGAGGTCACCGACGTAGCCAATGCCGTTTTGGATGGCACAGACGCACTGATGCTGAGTGCGGAAACCTCGATTGGAGACCATCCTGTGCTCGTTGTACAAGCGATGCAGAAAATTATATCCGAGGCGGAAAAACATTTTTCTCTGATCCGTAAAAAGCCTAAACCATCTGACAAGTCAAGCACGTTTGCATCAGATGTGGTCTGCTTTAATGCCGCCAAAACCGCAGAAGAAATAAAAGCAGCCGCCATCGTTGGTCTAACGGTTTCTGGATTTACAGCCTTCCGAATTTCGTCTTATCGAACTCCTTGTCCCATTTTTATTTTTTCAAGTGCGAGACACATGTTGGGTACCCTCAGTCTGGTCTGGGGCGTCAATTGTTTTTATTATGACAAAATGGGATCCACCGATGAGACCATCGAGGATACTGTAAATATATTGTTGGAAAGCGGAAAAATCAAGAAAGGGGATTATGTGGTCAACACCGGCAGTATGCCCATTCAGAAAAAATCCAGAACCAATATGCTGAAAGTAACTTTGGTGGAATAA
- a CDS encoding acyl carrier protein, translating to MSTIAERVKKIIVDKLGVSESEVTHEASFINDLGADSLDTVELIMEFEKEFDTSIPDDQAEKIQTVGHAIEYLEANCK from the coding sequence ATGTCAACAATAGCTGAAAGAGTAAAAAAAATCATTGTGGATAAGCTTGGAGTTTCTGAATCCGAAGTGACGCATGAAGCCAGCTTTATCAATGATCTGGGAGCTGATTCCCTGGACACTGTCGAGCTTATTATGGAGTTTGAGAAAGAATTTGACACTTCCATCCCTGACGACCAGGCTGAGAAGATCCAGACCGTTGGCCATGCCATCGAATACCTGGAGGCGAACTGCAAATAA
- the fabF gene encoding beta-ketoacyl-ACP synthase II: MYMRRVVVTGIGVLTPIGNNQAAYLQGLQKGTSGAGPITRFDASLFKTRFACELKGFNPEDFLDKKEARKLDPFSQYALVVSEECMNDSGLDLEKVNKLRFGVIWGSGIGGFYTLETDISEAALHTGAPRYSPFLIPKLISDIAPGHISIKYGLMGINYGTVSACASSSHAISNAFDYIRHGKADLMLSGGSEAAVTKAGVGGFSSMKALSERNDAAETASRPYDKDRDGFVLGEGAGAILLEEYEHAKARGAKIYAEIVGTGLTADAYHITAPHPEGLGAKGAMELALQEAGLNPGDIDYVNTHGTSTPLGDIAEVKAIQKVFGDHAYSLNISSTKSMTGHLLGAAGVIECIAGILGLNHDFIPPTINHYTDDPELDSRLNFTFNEAQQRKINAFLSNTFGFGGHNSSVIFKRC, translated from the coding sequence GTGTATATGAGACGAGTAGTTGTCACTGGTATTGGAGTTTTGACACCCATTGGAAACAATCAGGCGGCTTATTTGCAAGGTTTGCAAAAAGGGACTTCCGGAGCAGGTCCCATCACTAGATTTGATGCGTCTCTCTTTAAAACCAGATTTGCCTGCGAATTAAAAGGTTTCAACCCTGAAGATTTCCTGGACAAAAAGGAAGCCCGAAAACTGGATCCGTTTTCACAATATGCTTTGGTGGTATCCGAAGAATGCATGAATGATTCAGGACTGGATCTGGAGAAAGTCAACAAACTCCGATTCGGAGTTATTTGGGGGAGCGGCATCGGTGGTTTTTACACTTTGGAAACAGATATTTCGGAAGCAGCTTTGCACACCGGAGCTCCGCGGTATAGTCCTTTTCTTATTCCCAAATTGATCTCTGACATAGCTCCCGGACATATTTCTATCAAATATGGTCTGATGGGTATCAATTATGGCACCGTATCAGCTTGTGCCTCATCGAGTCACGCCATTTCCAACGCCTTCGATTATATCCGGCACGGCAAAGCAGATCTGATGCTGAGTGGAGGATCGGAAGCGGCGGTCACCAAAGCTGGGGTCGGCGGGTTTAGCAGCATGAAAGCCCTGAGTGAGCGCAATGACGCAGCTGAAACTGCCTCCAGACCTTACGACAAGGACCGCGATGGCTTTGTTTTAGGAGAAGGTGCTGGTGCCATTCTTCTGGAAGAATATGAACATGCAAAAGCGAGAGGTGCCAAGATCTATGCTGAAATCGTCGGAACGGGTCTCACCGCAGACGCTTATCACATCACTGCACCTCATCCGGAAGGTCTTGGTGCCAAAGGTGCCATGGAATTGGCCTTACAGGAAGCAGGATTGAATCCGGGCGATATAGACTATGTCAATACGCATGGGACCTCGACACCCCTCGGAGATATTGCAGAGGTCAAAGCCATTCAAAAAGTTTTTGGTGATCATGCCTATTCGCTCAACATCAGCTCTACCAAATCCATGACCGGACATTTGTTGGGAGCAGCGGGCGTCATAGAATGCATCGCCGGAATTTTGGGTCTAAACCACGACTTTATACCTCCAACCATCAATCATTATACAGACGACCCTGAGCTTGATTCCAGATTAAATTTTACCTTCAACGAAGCGCAGCAGAGAAAAATAAACGCTTTCCTCAGCAATACCTTTGGATTTGGAGGACATAACAGCTCAGTGATTTTTAAAAGATGCTGA